Part of the Spirochaetia bacterium 38H-sp genome, CCCACAACAATCTGCCCCTTCTCTATCCTGAGAACAGGCACAGTAGTAATCCTGATATCCTTCTTTCTCTTATCAGGAAGCGTAACCTCAACAAAAGACTCAAAAGGCTTGGGACCCGGAAAATCAAAAGCAATAGTATAAAACCTTGCAAGGTCTACCTCTGCAACCTTAAGTCTCTTACCCAAAACCTTAACAACCACATCAAAGGAAGCCCTGGTGACCCTTACTTTAATTCTGTTGGAGTCAAGGTCATAGCGTACAGAAACCTCTCCCCGTGCAGGAGCTGTGTAAGAAATCCTAAGAGAAGGAACCTTTACAGACACATCCCCCTCAAACCTGGCCCTATCAGACTCAAGAACAATCCTTGGATTTCTTATCTCCCATACATACTCACCCCTGACACCAGCAACACTAAACCGCTCCTTATTAGAAAGAGGCCCTATAGCCTCAAGAAACTTGTTGAGAGCAGTCTGTTTTATAACAATACTTGCATCAGGCTCCGGATTATCCGCAAAAACCGGAAAAACAGAGAAAAAAACAAGCACAAGAAAGACAACGCATAATCTATATATTTTCATAAAAGCCTCCTTGCAAAACGAGAACATACAACAGAGTAACACAACTGGTAACAAAAATCAGGAAAAAAACTCAAGAAGCTCACAAGCACTATCTGCAACAAAATCGGCACCAGCTTTTTCCAGCTCTTCTCTGCCACGGAATCCCCATGCAGCACCGCAGGAAGATGCTCCTGCAGCCTTTGCCGTAAAAACATCCACATCAGAGTCCCCAACCATACATACACAAGAAGGCTCCTTCTCCAGTTCCCATGCAGATATTATTCTCTTAAGCCCTGCAGGGTCAGGCTTGGGCTTTTCACCATCCTTGTGCCCCAAAAGAATATCAAAATATTCCAATGGCAAAAAAGGTTTTACAGAATCTTTTACTATAAAATCTGGCTTATTGGAAAGAACAGCCATAGGAATTCCCATCTTCTTCAGATGTTCAAGCAGTTCTTTTATCCCCGGATAAAGACAGGTACTTCTATGCGCTCTATCTGCGTATTCTTTTCTAAAAAGAGCATAAAGCCTTTCTATCTCACTCTCTTGTCTTAAGGAAGGAGGCAAAGCTCTTTCTATAAGTGTTATTGCACCGTCTCCTACCATTTTGCCATAGGCTTGCACAGGATGCTCGGGATATCCATTATCGGATAAGACCTTGTTACAGGCTAAGGCTATATCTTCCAGGGTGTTGATAAGGGTTCCATCCAGATCAAAAACTACTGCTTTTATTTTTTTCATGTGCTTAAAACTAACAGAAAACCTGTCCACATGACAAGCAAAACATGTTTTTTACTGTTGATTGCTAAAAGCAGGCATAACTGTGCAATTTCTTCTTTTTTTGCTTTACCATGGCACAGTTATGCCGTTCGGTATTTTATTTTTTAAAAAATTTGCAGAGCGTATGGGTTTCTTCTATAATTAAAGCAGTTCTTTTATAAGGGAGATGGTAGTGGATAGTATTTCTTACTCTAGGTTGAGCCCACTGGAAAAGCTTGAGATTGCCATAGATGTTGTGCGCAATATGGATACATCTATGAGGCCATTAAACTCAGACGGCAATCCGGGTGGTCTTGTGGAGTTTTCCGATGATGACGACAGGGAAATCATTATTATAGGCGACTTACACGCCAACAAAAATAATCTTAAGAGAATTCTTATGGATTCTGGTAATCTCGCAAAGCTAAGAGACAACAGAGCAGTACTGGTTTTTTTGGGCGATATTATTCATGATGACCGCTCTGGGTATATGCGCGAGATGGAGTCTTCCATAAAAATTATGGAGGTTACTCTACATCTTCTAGAACGATATCCCAATAATGTGGTTTATATTCTGGGCAATCACGAGACTATGAACAGTCAGATTGCCAAGCATGGTATTCAACAAGGGCTTGAGTACAGACGGGCACTTGTAGAGTACTACGGAGAGGAATATGCCAATCTTATGCAGGTCTTTTTTGATAGTCTGCCTGTTTTTGTCAAGCATCCTTATTTTCTTGCAACGCATGCAGGACCACCAAGGGGAGGTATTACGCGCGAAGAGATTATTAATATAGATCATTTTCCCAACCTTAAACATCAGCTTCTGTGGAATAGGTTGAATGAGCTCCGCTCCACTCCAAGTATGAAGGAGTACGGAGAAGAGGACATTGTAGAGACCCGCAGACTACTAGGATGTCCTGAAAATATTCCTTTTATTGTAGGACATAACCCTATGTGGAAATGGGGTGGAGATGATTCTATCTGGATAAATCCTGTTGGTACAAAGAATCATATAATTTTATACAGTAATCTGCCAAAAAAATGTCCTTATCTGGTTTTTAAGGACTCTATGCAATATATCGTAAAATATGCAGACCTAAGGTTAAAAAAGCGCAGGTTTGTACTTGATGATTATGCCTAGTTATTGTTATACGGAGGGGAAATCTTATGGAATATTTTGACTACACCAATCTGGAAGACTTTCTTGCAGATGAGGATATTATAGATGCTCTTAATATAAAAAAACCGATAGAAAAGCTTGTTGCATACTATTGCACGGATGAGATTCTTGAAATCAGGGAGGGTATGCGAATACCGTTTTTTGCAGAGATAAGAAACTATATTGGAGCAGTAGAAAAGGAAAATCCTTCTGAAAAGTGGCTTATAAAACCAGTGGATGATGAAAAGACTCAAAAACAGACAGAGATTGCAACTATCTGCTATTTTATAGACCACATGACAAGAACACCTTCTGCTCCAAGCATAATCACAAAGATAGATGGAAGGACATACAAAGCCACCAAGATGATTGCTCGATCTGAGCAGTTGTCTGGTGCCAATTACATGGAGATAAGAGAACTCAAGGAGCAACTTCTCCTGGACCTTATAAACCGATGGATATACTATGACGAGGACAGAAATCCCAACAACTATGTTATAAGATATAACAGCAAAAACAATCAGATTGTCATTCCCATAGATTTCTTAAACTCGGATTTATTATACAAAGGGATGAAAATCAAAGGAAACGATGAGAGTTTTGGATGGAGCAGACTAGAAAAGACTCGTTATCTTACTCCTCTCAAGATAGAGAACTTTCTCATATACGATATGAAGTTTTTCAATATGCGTTTTGATTACTTCAACAGTCTTGACATGAGGAAACTACAGGAGATGTGCCGTGTAGTACTAAGGCATAATCCGGATAAGAACGAGCTGGCACAAAATATAACGGATAACATAAAACACAGAGTTGACTATGTTTACGAATATTTTAATAAGCATTTTCCTTACGAGAGAGTGCATGATGACGAGGACAAATACAACGACATGGGAGAAGCCTTTAAGAATATATATAACAAGTTTGACTGATTCTTATGTGAGATAAAAGCATAAAAAAAGGGCCGACTAAGCGGTCCTTTTTTATGCTTTGTACTAGAAATTTATCCAGGAACTTTACCATAGAAATACTCCGGCGCCACCCCAAACTTGACAGAATCTGACTTTTCCAGAGTAGTCTCTGTAAGAGAATTGATAAGTGAGCGCGTATTATCAAAGTAATCAGAACGTATGCGGGAACTCTGCCTTGCTATTTCCAGCTTATTTTCATCCGTTTCGTATGGCATATCAAGATCAGAGAAAAACAGCAGTACATCGAGGATGAGTCTATTAAGAGATTCATCTTGGTCTTGTTCTTCATCAAGAAACTTTCCAAGAGCATTTACATCGCTTACAGTAGGCTGATACAGCTGATAACCTTCTTCCACAGAGTTATAAATCTTTGCCATATAACCTACTATGACTTCCAAGCTCCTTCTGTACACCTCATTCTTTTTGTAATTTCTCATAAACTCAAAGAAGCTTTCTATAATATAATGGTTAGGAATGACCTCTTCCATAAAGGTTGCAGCATCATACCCATCCAAGAGCACATCAACAGCAGCTGCATTATTGGCAAATAGAACATAGAGGAAAAGAGGATAATTATCAGAGTTAAGTCCGACACTATTGAGATAGCCAGCATATGCAACAAGAGCGTTTACATCTTTGGGATCTTTGGGATCAAGGATAGCTGTCAGATACTCATTTTTGAGAAAATCTATATACTCTTTTTCTATTACTCCAAGTTCCAGCTGTTTTTTTGCCCATTCTATATTCATGTTGCCTCCCGAAAAAAGCCGGCGACAAGGTAGTAAACAAAAAGCCGCCGGCTATAACTGATCTTATTCTTCTTTCGTCTCTTCTGCTGCCGCTGCGGTAGGAGACTCAGGGGCGACTTTCTTTCCTCTTGTCGTAGTCTTTACAGAAGCTTCTCCTGCTACCGTATCCTCTTTAAAAAGCTTGGACTGCTTAAAATCTACAAGCTTTCTTGGAGCAACCTCAAACTTCTTGTAGTCCATCCTTACAAGAAGTACAGGTGGAATAACTTCACTAAGATGCTTTGTCTCATCAAAGAAGAAATTCCTTATCTCGTTGGCGTGTATAGCTACCTCTTCCATATTACGGTTTTCAGGCTCAAGACCTTCAAGCTGAGAAATCTTATCCAATATATCAAGTATAACACGGTTAAGAGAGTCTTCCTGTCCTACTTCCTCATCAAGATGCTTTCCCAAAGAGTTGACATCCGATACAGACAGGTCATATAATCTATAACCATCTATTGGTACATTGTAGGCAGCCTGGAGAATACCTAAAATTACTGACAGGGTTTTAGCGTATATTGCTCCGGGGTGCCTTTCTGCTAGAAGGGCAAAACAGGCTGCCAAAATCTCATAATTGGGCTGTATCGAGCTAAAAAACAAGAAGGGGTCTCTGTCACCTATAAGGGCATCTATAACCCAGTGATTTCCTATCTCAAGAACCTTTATAAATATGGGATAGTTCTCGTTAGTAAGTCCTGTTTTATTAAGGAAGTTGGCATAGGTTATTGCAGCTTCTACAGCTTCTGTTGTTCTGCATCCCATTATGCCATATAGAATATTGTTTTCTATTGTTGCTATGTCTTTGTTAGTAAAGACTTTGTTTCTATCAAGTAATATCATATACGTCCTCCCTAGTCCTCAAAAACCTTTTCTGGTAATACTTCCTTGACAAGGAAGTCCGATTTGACAAGAAGAACCTGAGGAATAACATCTTCCATCTTCTTACGCTTATCAAAGAAGTGACTTCTTATCAGGTTACATTGTCTTGCTATAAGTTCCATTTCTTCTCCTCCCTGTCCTTCCAGGAGAGATATCCTGTCCAAGATATCAAGTATTGCTCTGTTTACAGGATCAGATTGTCCTTTTTCCTTGTTGAGATGTTTACCTAGGTTATTGACATCATTGATAGATACGTTATGTATCTTATATCCATCCTTGGCATAGCTGTATGCAGCCTGCAATATTCCAAGAACTATGGACAATGTCTTGGGATATATACCTCCCGGATGCCAGTTGGTAAGCAACCTAAACGCTGTGGAAAGAAGATGCTTAGTAGGCAATATAGGAGTAAGGAAGAGGAAGGGATCGGAATCTCCAAGAAGAGAATCTATTACCCAGTGGTTATCTATCTCCAACAATTTTAAAAACAGGGGATAGTTCTGATTGTTGAGCCCGCTAAGCCTAAGAAACTTTGCATAGGTTATAGCGGCCTCCACGGCATCAGGGGTCCTACAGGCAAAAATGTTGTTAATGAGATGATTTTCTACTCTGAAAATCGACTCTTCCGACCATATTTCCTGATGGAAACTGTCCAATTTACTATCGGCCATCATGACCTCCTAAAGATTTATTTTTATGCTTTAAAAGGGACAACGTCCCTGGGCATAACCGTATTTTTCTTGTAGTCATCCCTGACCAGCAATTTCTCTGGGATAACTTTTTCCATACCAAGCCTTCTATCAAAGAATGCATTTCTTATTGCTATGGCATGAGCTGCCAGCTTATCAATCACAGGATCTGCCTTATTGATAGATTTAAACCCTCCGATGTCTCCCAAAATATCTAGAATAAATCTATTGATAGAATCTCGCTGGTCCTTTGTCTTATCAAGATATTTCCCTATGGCATTGAGATGTTCCAAAGTGAGAGGATATATCCTGTAACCCTCTTTGGGAGAATGATAAGTTCTATAGATTATACCAAAGATTATCTGAAGAACCTTCTCATACAGATTGCCAGGTGCATATTGATCAAGAAGCTTTAACGCAAAATCTACTATATATGCATTTACTTCTACCTTGGCAAAATAATCAAAAGCATCCTCACCCTCTAGAAGTGCATCTATCACATGATAATTTCCAGCAACCAGAATTTCTAAAACCAGAGGATAGTTCTGACTATCCATCCCCTGTCTGTTAATATACTTGGCAAGTTCTATGGAGGCTTCTACTGCCTGAGGGGTCTCACATCTTAAAAAGTCAGTAACCGATCTGACTCGCATTTTGTATAGCTCTTCCTCCGTAAATATGGAGGTCCACGACATATTAAGCATTTTTTCCTCCTCAAGGTGCTTTTACAGTCAACACCCTGTTGACATACCTTACTTTTTTAGCCTAGTATATGGCATAAAAAAAATCAAATTTTTCTCTACATTTTTTGTGTGATAATTCTATTTTTTTAAGATAATGAATTTTTCTAGAGGAAGAATGGTATCCATATTTTGGATATTGGGAAATCTTTGCTGGTTTAAAGACTGCAAGTGGGCAATAAAATTCTGCCAAGAAGAATCGGCAAGAGATTGCAAATCATGAGAAAGCGATGATTTGTTTTTTTTTATATATTCATAGAGGTCATAAAAGCTCTGCCCTTTATTTACACGCCAGACCACAACTCCATCTTCTAGGGAGATAGTAAAATCTTTTTCCATAGGAATAATATCCTTTTCCAGAGCAGTGCTGTTTTTCTCGGGTGTTTTATTTTCTATCTGTATCTGAGGAGACTCATTTTCTGCTGGCTGTGTGATTGCTGTTTTTTCTTCTACAGGACTAACAGGAGGATTTTTCTTTGAGAATACTAGCATTAACCATAAGATAATAAAGCCTATCAAAAGTCCGGATAAGATTAATAAGAGTGTCTTCTCATTTTCTTTAAAAAAAGAACTGGGAATCCAAGCCATTTCTTTTTTCTGTGTACTTGTTGCTTTTTTTTCTGTTTTATGTTCTTGCTCTACTTTTGCTTCTTTTTTATCTTTTTTCCACTTGTTTTTGTCCAGTCTATCCAGTCTTATTCCTCTCTCTTTGTTGGGATCTATATAATCCCCATATTCTATGACTGTTTTTTTTATTATTGTTTCTTCTGTAAGAGCAAAATCTCTTTGCTGTTTTTCCCTGTGTTCTATTACAGGACTTTTTATACTGTTATCATCTTCTTTTTTTCTTCTTTTACTTACCTTTTTGTTATCCAGACCTGTATATTCCTCGTATTTTGCATCTGATTTTTCTGTATCAGGAAGTATCTGAGGTCTGTTATCCTCCGTATTATCATCTCTCCTCTCAGAAGAGTCCATAACAGGTCTGACAAGGTTATCATAGGCAGAACCTTTCTTAATGCTATCCAGATCTATGCTTGCCCTTTCTGCAGGCTCTTGTGTATCTTCTTCTTCCTTTTGTCGCATAGAAGAAAAATCATATCTGTCAGGTTCGGAGTACTCTCTATGATGCTTTATCTCTACGTTTTCTCTATCAGGTAGTTCCGTACTTTCTGTATCCTTATCTATTTCTATAACATATTCTTGGGGAAGGTTGGAAACATCTCTTTTTTCTTTATCAACAGTATAGACTGGTTTCTCTTCTTTTTTTTCTTCCCTGGAGAATACTATCCTTTCTTTCTGCTCTTTCCAGTTATCTTTGAGTGTTGCATTTTCGTCCATATAGTCGACTATATCTACTATTACATAATCAGGTATTTTTATTTCTATATGAAGAAGAATTATACATATAAGTTCTTTGTTTTGGCTGTTGAGATCCACCCTGCAGTTTTGAAGAAGAAGATAGAAAACAACGTCTTCTGCACTTTTAAATGGCACTCTTTTAAAATCTTCTACTATTCTGGAATATATATCTTCTATGGAAAAAAACAGACGCTCCGTTATGTCATATACCAGTGCCTTAGGTAGAGGTATCTTGTTGTCAAAGAGATATCTTATTACAAAAGGAAAATCGTTGAGATACAACCTGTTTCTGAGAGCTCTATAGGCATCCTCATACAGCTCTCTGACAGGTATACCACTTTTTTTTAAGATTATGAGACTAAGAAAAGCCTCATGCTTATCCGCATCTTTTTTTCTTATTATTTTTAAAGCTTCCTGCTGTAGAACATCTCTTTCTTTTTGCTCTTTTATTGCAGAAAGCTCATCCAGACTCCTGTGCACTCTGTCACACCATCCATACAGTCTAAATACAGAGAACAGCTCTTCCAAATATTCCGGAATATTCCGGATAGCCATCTCAGTCTCCTTCTTCCGGGTTTATATATCTTGGCTCCACTTCTTTTCCCTTGGGATCCATCATGAGAAGCACCTCAGGTATCGCGTCTTCCAGACGTTTGATATTGTCAAAATAAGCCATGCGGATTTTGTTAGCAGCAAGAGCAACAGCCTTTATCCTCTTATTGGACTCGTCTATGCCCATGAGGTATACGTCAAAGAGTATATCTAGTATCAGCTCATTATTTTCTTCTTCCTGTTTTTTCTTTTTGTTTATATATTTACCTATGTTATAAACATCAGCAACTGTAAGCGGATATATAGAATACCCAAACTGAGATAATTTATACGTATTTTGCAATATTCCCATAAGAGCAAGAAGAACCTTGTTGTTGATATGATTTCTGTCAAACCTTGCCAATATTCTAAAAGCCTCTTTTACAAGATATCTGTTGGGCTTTATGTGACTAAAAAGAAGATTGGGGTTTCTTCTTCCTATAAGGGCGTTTACAACATGAGAATTATTTGTTTCAAGAAATCTGAGGAAAATAAGATAGTTATCTGAGTTGATACCCATATGATTGAGTACTCTTGCCAGAGAAACAGCAGCATCAACCTCAAGACTGTCCAGACACAGCAAAACCCTGTCTATCAGCTTGATAAAATTATCTCGTGTCTGCTTACCGTATATTTTATCTTCTTCTGTAAACCTATCGTGATTTTTATACCTTATTATTTTGTCAGGTCTATCTCTGTTAGCCATATGTACCTATTATAT contains:
- a CDS encoding HAD family hydrolase; translated protein: MKKIKAVVFDLDGTLINTLEDIALACNKVLSDNGYPEHPVQAYGKMVGDGAITLIERALPPSLRQESEIERLYALFRKEYADRAHRSTCLYPGIKELLEHLKKMGIPMAVLSNKPDFIVKDSVKPFLPLEYFDILLGHKDGEKPKPDPAGLKRIISAWELEKEPSCVCMVGDSDVDVFTAKAAGASSCGAAWGFRGREELEKAGADFVADSACELLEFFS
- a CDS encoding metallophosphoesterase, producing the protein MDSISYSRLSPLEKLEIAIDVVRNMDTSMRPLNSDGNPGGLVEFSDDDDREIIIIGDLHANKNNLKRILMDSGNLAKLRDNRAVLVFLGDIIHDDRSGYMREMESSIKIMEVTLHLLERYPNNVVYILGNHETMNSQIAKHGIQQGLEYRRALVEYYGEEYANLMQVFFDSLPVFVKHPYFLATHAGPPRGGITREEIINIDHFPNLKHQLLWNRLNELRSTPSMKEYGEEDIVETRRLLGCPENIPFIVGHNPMWKWGGDDSIWINPVGTKNHIILYSNLPKKCPYLVFKDSMQYIVKYADLRLKKRRFVLDDYA